The Anopheles gambiae chromosome 2, idAnoGambNW_F1_1, whole genome shotgun sequence genomic sequence cccgACACAATAGGGAAAttagaaaatcaaacacatacATGCGCTTGGCATCCATCCCTCGTGTGCCGCATATGATCGAAATATTCATCTTAAAAtcgacattttttttgtactaaAGCAGCCGGTAGGGCGGCGTATGAAATATGTAATATCATTAATACAACCAGAGACAAGAAAACGCAAGCGGCGAGCGTTTCTGTAAAGTGCAAAGATAAAGTGGTTCTTTCCGTTCGGCGGCTTCTCTGCCATAACGCGCGCAGTCTACGCTAAGCAATCGATACTAATATAGAGGACACACAGATAAGCGCGCGTACATGAGAGGTAGCAAATAGTACGTTGCGGTGTTTCTAGCGGTAATATCACTTATAAATACTATACACTTATTGTGCGCTGGTTTTCTCTTTGAAATGATGATTTAcaatgtttgtatttttgtgtgaCTTGTTGTGTAcgatgctgatggtggtgaaagCAGCATGCACATAGAGATAATAACTTCATGATAATCCTTTAGGGAGACACACAAgtagaaggagaaaaaaaacacgtgcgGGGACATCATGGATAGGTTTATGAAAACTTTTAGCGAGATAATGCTGTAAAATaacattgcaaaaataaaacataaaataaacaagtTTCAATCGTTGAGCGATAGATGGATGACAACACAAGTTAGTGAGGGAGATACACCATCAAAATAGGATAAGGACGTTTCGGAATgtaaacgcgcgcgcgcgcgcgcgtgtgtgtgtgtgtgtgtgtgtgtgtgtgtgtgtgtgtgtgtgtgtgtgtgtgtgtgtgtgtgtgtgtgtgtgtgtgtgtgtgtgtgtgtgtgtgtgtgtgtgtgtgacaaaaTACACTATCCAATCGGTCAAATATTCGTTTTACTCTACCTGCTCATTATTGGCCCGTTGATTGCTCTTGTATAGAGGAGTGTTTGATAGTGACAAAACAAACGTAGGGCGAGAACAGGACAAATAGAAGAAGCAATTCAAACTTCGAATATGAGCGAAGAAGGGGGGGATTTGTTTTACTACTTCCTGACCACACAAAATATAAAGCCCTCTCCCCGGCCACAACGTATTCTTTAAATGCGCATAGTTTTCCTCCCTAGGGCAAGTTTTACGGGCTAGGAATCAAACGTTCAATGATAAATGACGGTTATTTAGATAAATGTGAGTAGCTAAATGTGGATGATGGCGGTCTGGTGTGTAATCTATGTTTTAAGAGTATTTGGAAGAGCATACTAACTGAAAAATACACTGTGTAATAATAGAATTACTTAAATTGAATGGCgtgttatttttcttctttttgttcgcGTGCTTGCTGTtgttacaggggtttccaggagttctcatagctgtgggacactttattgagtCTTTCTTAAGTGAAATGAGCtcaatgtaatgggaattagTCTCTATAGCACTCTTGTTTGACAAATCCAGTTGGAATTTACAAGGATCCTGTTCAACAAggatgctatagagtccattttccatcatatgaagttcactccgcaaaagaaagagtcaaggaagtgtcccacaactttGAGAACCCCTGGATATCTCTGTAAAGAAAGATGTAAAATCCAACACGTGCCCCAACAGTGTagtttttctttcaattttacAGAATCCACTTACGTGAGTTGAAACTGCTTACGGGCTTATACATAACAAAATGTTTCATAtcagttatttttttgtttcataatgTTTCATAACAGAAAATAGACAAACGAGATTTTTGGGTgctaaattttattaaattgattgataaattgaaacaaaacaaatagaacCGCTCACATTTTGCGGAATATTCAAGTCATTTGACTTGCAGTGGAAGATAAGAAAAGGGGTATTATATATTGGCGCTCCAGTTGGAGTTAAAAGGACCTTTTCGTCCTATTTAGCATTGTCTCCCCGCTTGGTTGGTGTCTGAATTACTTGGCCATCCAGGCTTCAATTTCATCAACGCTATAAGAAAAGTGATACAAATGAATAATAGAATGAGATGAGAATCTGATTCTTCCAATTGTTAAGGTGCACAGGTGCTACTTACGTCCTCGGAACAAGGGTGAAATTTTCAATCCCGGTCTTGGTAATGAGGACATCGTCCTCAATGCGCACCCCACCGAAGTTGCGGAAACGGTCGAGGTTTTCCTTTACCAAGAACTTGCTGAGACTCGGGTCTGCGTACGCCTTATTCAGCAGCTACGGAAGAAGATCGTTATTGGGGGTCGTGGGGTAACATCATACGTGAGTACATTTTCTCATGCCTGTGCGGCTCTTCATCTTACCGGTTCGATAAAATAGCATCCTGGTTCGATGGTCAGATACATGCCCGCCTTGAGAGTGCGCGCCGTACGCAGCCGATTGACTCCGGCCTTGCTGGAGCGTTCCGGACAGCCCGGCAGATACCCACCGACGTCGTGCACATCCAGCCCCAAAAAGTGGCCCAATCCGTGCGGTTGAAAGATGGCATTCAAACCGGCCTCCATCATCTCATCGACGTCACCCTGCAGCAGCTGACCTTTGCGCAGCTCCTCCAGCATCACCCGATTGGCAAGCAAATGCATATCGACCCAGGAAACGCCTTCGCGGGCCGCACCACAGACCGCATCGCGGGCGGCCAATACGGCGTTGTAGACGAGCCGCTGGTCCGCGGTAAACTTGCCGTTGGCCGGAAAGCTGCACGTAATATCCGCCGCGTAGCCGCCATAATTCGCACCCATGTCGAACAGACACATGGCACCGTCCTGAATCGCACAATCGTTCGGGGAACCGGCGTGGCCGTAGTGCAGGATTGCCGAGTTGGTGCCCGCACCACAGATGCAAGTGTACGACACATGCCGGCAGCCTCCGACAGCGTACGAGTGGCGCAAAAATTCCGCCTCCGCTTGATACTCGTGCATGCCCGGCTTCATCGCTTTCATAACGGCTTTGTGCGCATCGGATGATACGCGCGCCACATAGCGCAGAACTTCGATTTCGGCCGGAGATTTGATGACGCGACTGAAACGAAAGAAGGAACGCATACAGTAATGATGGCTTCTATGCCTATCCGGTGAATGGTGATGAAtgaaagaatatttaatttttcttagtttttcttttaaaattcctGCCAGCATAAATGcgatgttttctttctttgcaaCGCAGAACAGTGGCGCCACTATCGGGCAATAGCACAACTAAACC encodes the following:
- the LOC1278448 gene encoding xaa-Pro dipeptidase isoform X2; the encoded protein is MAVFQMGSHTHAISMTLYRDNRMKVVNELQRAHNFGADSKPVILLQGGDNISHYDTDVDYVFRQESYFTYLFGVTEPGCYGTVEIKTGRATLYVPRLPEEYAVWMGPLLGLEDFKKKYEVDTVHYVDEISKRLSDVEPSVLLLLSGPNSDSGSVAKPAYFKGIESFVADSDILFPVIAECRVIKSPAEIEVLRYVARVSSDAHKAVMKAMKPGMHEYQAEAEFLRHSYAVGGCRHVSYTCICGAGTNSAILHYGHAGSPNDCAIQDGAMCLFDMGANYGGYAADITCSFPANGKFTADQRLVYNAVLAARDAVCGAAREGVSWVDMHLLANRVMLEELRKGQLLQGDVDEMMEAGLNAIFQPHGLGHFLGLDVHDVGGYLPGCPERSSKAGVNRLRTARTLKAGMYLTIEPGCYFIEPLLNKAYADPSLSKFLVKENLDRFRNFGGVRIEDDVLITKTGIENFTLVPRTVDEIEAWMAK
- the LOC1278448 gene encoding xaa-Pro dipeptidase isoform X1, with amino-acid sequence MERPHRVPTHRQCNFNAHTQREDRCAPLGCAPIGAMDSCNSAVCTRKGSVVCGNCVGCCERAENRSITKFNWLSGLQTHYIVNHISSQPLTPHCHRRNARTADARMAVFQMGSHTHAISMTLYRDNRMKVVNELQRAHNFGADSKPVILLQGGDNISHYDTDVDYVFRQESYFTYLFGVTEPGCYGTVEIKTGRATLYVPRLPEEYAVWMGPLLGLEDFKKKYEVDTVHYVDEISKRLSDVEPSVLLLLSGPNSDSGSVAKPAYFKGIESFVADSDILFPVIAECRVIKSPAEIEVLRYVARVSSDAHKAVMKAMKPGMHEYQAEAEFLRHSYAVGGCRHVSYTCICGAGTNSAILHYGHAGSPNDCAIQDGAMCLFDMGANYGGYAADITCSFPANGKFTADQRLVYNAVLAARDAVCGAAREGVSWVDMHLLANRVMLEELRKGQLLQGDVDEMMEAGLNAIFQPHGLGHFLGLDVHDVGGYLPGCPERSSKAGVNRLRTARTLKAGMYLTIEPGCYFIEPLLNKAYADPSLSKFLVKENLDRFRNFGGVRIEDDVLITKTGIENFTLVPRTVDEIEAWMAK